The DNA sequence ACTGACCGCATGACTCCCGCCCCGACCCCGCCGCTCGACATCGACTGGAGCGGCGCGCACACCACCGAGATCCAAGTACGCTTCGGCGACGTCGATTCGCTCGGTCACGTCAACAACGTCGCGTACGCGCAGTACCTGGAGATCGCGCGCGTCGCGTACATGGAAGCCCTGCGCGAGCGCGGCATCACCTTCACGATGGTCGTCGCGCGTCTCGAAGTCGAC is a window from the Deinococcus yavapaiensis KR-236 genome containing:
- a CDS encoding acyl-CoA thioesterase, yielding MTPAPTPPLDIDWSGAHTTEIQVRFGDVDSLGHVNNVAYAQYLEIARVAYMEALRERGITFTMVVARLEVDYVREVKLRERVTVELAPTRLGASSFDFHYRVLADGVVAAAARTVQVNVEPSERRPRPLPEDLRRALERDLK